A region of the Oncorhynchus clarkii lewisi isolate Uvic-CL-2024 chromosome 4, UVic_Ocla_1.0, whole genome shotgun sequence genome:
CAATAATCACATTCAATAAGAGCTCAATTAATTCACAGTCCCCCAGACCCCTACACACAAACAGGCGGTGCAGCCTCTGAAGCACCTTATCACAATTAGGCTATTAGTGATTCCATTAGAAAGCTGAAAAAGTATGATAATGATGTTAGCGTTGTCCTGGCAACTCCATGGCTTTTCGTGACTATAAAACAGCTTTGAGGGGCGGTATGTTTTTTTGCGGTGTGCATCAGGTTGGGAGAGAGGTTTCACCAAACCTGCTCCTGGACAGATACTGCTTCGTGTCTAACATACATAAAACCGTTATTCTATCAATTAAGTCATCATGTTGAAACTTCCGGAAAAGTCCAGCAGCCAAACAGGCACCAGAATCCTCCTCGAGGCCATGTCGAACGATAAGGTCCACCTGGCGAGGTTCATTCTCGACGCACTGGATGGGAAAATCATCGACTCCAAAACCGAGGGCGCGCAGACCCCTCTCATCTCATCTGTTCTGCTACCCGAATGTCAGACCAGGTCCAAATTCATAGAGATGCTTCTCCATAGGGGCGCCAGCGTCAATTGTCAAGACGAGAGCGGCCGCACTGCGCTCAGTTACGCATGTGAAAAAGGTTACCTTGACGCGGTGAAGATTTTGGTTAGAAACAACGCAGATCCAGAGATGGTTGACGCGTGGGGGAACACTGCGCTGATGTACGCGGCAGTGGCTGGTCACTCACCGGTCGTTGCGTTCTTGGTGAGAGCCTTCAAGAGACTGGGGCTTCAAATAGACCGACAGAATAACGTTGGTAACTCGGCAGTGGAGGTAGCAAAGTTTCTCGGCCACACAGACTGTTTTTATGCGCTTACCAGTAACTCAAAGAAAACCCGtgaaaatgacgttggaggtcaGAAAGATGGTCATTCCCACGTCAGCTCGGATTGTAACGTAAATGAGGAGAAGTTGGAGAGAAAGTTATTGGATCCCATTAAGACACCAGACGTTCTCCAGGCCTGTCCCCAAAGCAACAGCTTGGCAGCAGTGGACGGGACATGGCTCCTGAGGCGTTCGGGTCGCAGAAGAAATTCTTTGATCTTAAAGAGTCGATTACAGTCAATGGATTCCATTgaggagtttgagagagagattgacatcCCCACATTCCCACAGGAGCTGGTTTTCTCGGGTGTTCTCACCCCCAAACCCCCTCCTCGATCTAACAACCACCAGACCTGCCCAAACCCGAAAACAATCTGTGTCATCACCAAACTTGGGGAAAAGTTCACCAGCTCCGATAATCACCTGCCTCATCTTACCAGAGGATCTGAGCATCTAAATCACATGTCAGTTCTATATTCGCCCCGGCCGGCC
Encoded here:
- the LOC139407841 gene encoding ankyrin repeat domain-containing protein 33B-like gives rise to the protein MLKLPEKSSSQTGTRILLEAMSNDKVHLARFILDALDGKIIDSKTEGAQTPLISSVLLPECQTRSKFIEMLLHRGASVNCQDESGRTALSYACEKGYLDAVKILVRNNADPEMVDAWGNTALMYAAVAGHSPVVAFLVRAFKRLGLQIDRQNNVGNSAVEVAKFLGHTDCFYALTSNSKKTRENDVGGQKDGHSHVSSDCNVNEEKLERKLLDPIKTPDVLQACPQSNSLAAVDGTWLLRRSGRRRNSLILKSRLQSMDSIEEFEREIDIPTFPQELVFSGVLTPKPPPRSNNHQTCPNPKTICVITKLGEKFTSSDNHLPHLTRGSEHLNHMSVLYSPRPAKNNLKTTKSCVSISAPIASSSSRLGVQLTPITGNKGKDEWDDVKLKTGPAFSVRRFDDSYYQKRCSLPTSILSPAPPDRSKMPLHKTKTMWRNVSPTANTEIPDFTPPVTSSSTTFTVLGNKLFRRFTFPAFKQSGKEAQGGACGGDPASGSPRGMPRSETFPLSTRHPQVGSKPSIDSISAVKCEFDFNFKTAHSS